The following coding sequences lie in one Bacteroidota bacterium genomic window:
- a CDS encoding DoxX family protein: MNDGLLSLWLLFFRVALALMMLTHGLPKLAKLLPGQEIVFPDPLGIGTLPSLLLAVFAEVVCSLLILLGLGTRLAAIPLAITMAVAAFMVHAGDPFARKELALMYLLSYITLIVTGSGKFSVDRYLKI, from the coding sequence ATGAATGACGGGCTTTTGAGCCTGTGGCTTTTATTTTTCCGGGTGGCGCTTGCCCTGATGATGCTGACACATGGTTTGCCCAAGCTGGCAAAATTGCTTCCCGGACAGGAGATTGTTTTTCCGGATCCACTTGGTATCGGGACGCTTCCCTCGCTATTGCTTGCGGTGTTTGCCGAGGTGGTTTGCAGTCTGCTCATTCTTCTGGGACTGGGAACCCGTCTGGCAGCCATTCCACTGGCAATTACGATGGCGGTGGCGGCGTTTATGGTGCATGCAGGCGATCCGTTTGCACGCAAAGAACTGGCGCTGATGTATCTGCTAAGTTACATCACGCTGATTGTCACCGGTTCGGGAAAGTTTTCGGTTGACCGTTACCTGAAGATCTAA
- the acs gene encoding acetate--CoA ligase, translating into MIPKVSTLGGYIFEYQKSVTNPTGFWSNIADSFYWRKKWNNILDWDFRRGYVKWFEGAKLNLTENIFERQLFFRSSQTALIWEPNDPNEDFRKITYGELFSQVEHFAAVLSGLGIKKGDRVAIYMPMVPELVVAMLACARIGAVHSVVFAGFSAQSLSERLMDAGARMLITSDGGYRGNKTIPIKAIADEAMNACRCVTTAIVLRRTGEDVPMAEGRDLWWHDLMQKNYPPVPAAEMDAEDPLFILYTSGSTGKPKGLVHTTGGYMVYTGYTFRNVFQYGDGDIYFCSADIGWITGHSYLVYGPLLNGATVVMFEGIPTWPDAGRYWEIIDKHQVNQFYTAPTAIRSLMALGLEWVENKKLTSLKVLGTVGEPINEAAWHWYHDHIGKNKCPIVDTWWQTETGGIMISPLAGITPTKPGYATMPLMGVQPVIMDQEGRQLLGNSVEGNLCIGYPWPGMARTIWGDHERFVRTYFSHYPGLYFTGDGVKRDEDGYYRILGRVDDVINVSGHRLGTAEIENAINEHPLVDESAVVGFPHPIKGQGIYAFVVCTHFSTGGEEGIRNSIRMAVSNMIGPFAKPDKILIVKGLPKTRSGKIMRRILLKIAEGKTTDFGDTTTLLDPEIVNEIVQLAARNDE; encoded by the coding sequence ATGATACCAAAAGTTTCCACCCTTGGCGGCTATATCTTTGAATATCAGAAAAGTGTCACAAACCCAACGGGATTCTGGTCGAATATTGCCGACAGCTTCTACTGGCGCAAAAAATGGAACAACATTCTTGACTGGGACTTCAGGCGGGGCTATGTCAAATGGTTTGAGGGTGCAAAGCTGAACCTGACCGAAAACATTTTCGAACGCCAGCTCTTTTTCCGATCTTCCCAAACCGCCCTCATCTGGGAACCCAACGATCCCAACGAAGACTTCCGCAAAATCACCTACGGCGAGCTGTTCAGCCAGGTGGAACATTTTGCAGCCGTGTTGTCCGGGCTTGGAATCAAAAAAGGCGACCGGGTGGCCATTTACATGCCGATGGTTCCGGAACTGGTTGTAGCTATGCTGGCCTGTGCACGCATTGGCGCAGTGCACTCGGTAGTATTTGCCGGCTTTTCGGCACAATCGCTCTCGGAGCGCCTGATGGATGCAGGTGCCCGCATGCTCATCACCAGCGATGGCGGTTATCGCGGCAATAAAACCATTCCCATCAAAGCTATTGCCGACGAGGCCATGAACGCCTGCCGCTGCGTAACGACAGCCATAGTGCTCAGGCGCACAGGCGAAGATGTGCCCATGGCGGAAGGCCGCGACTTGTGGTGGCACGACCTCATGCAAAAGAACTATCCACCCGTGCCTGCTGCCGAAATGGATGCCGAAGACCCGCTATTTATCCTCTACACCAGTGGTTCAACGGGTAAGCCTAAAGGACTGGTACACACCACTGGCGGATACATGGTTTACACGGGCTATACCTTCCGAAATGTATTTCAATACGGCGATGGCGACATCTATTTCTGCTCAGCCGACATTGGCTGGATTACCGGCCATTCCTATCTCGTGTATGGTCCCCTGCTCAACGGCGCCACAGTGGTGATGTTCGAGGGAATACCTACCTGGCCTGATGCCGGTCGCTACTGGGAAATCATCGATAAACATCAGGTCAACCAATTTTACACGGCCCCCACTGCCATCCGCAGCCTCATGGCCCTTGGCCTGGAGTGGGTCGAAAATAAAAAACTCACAAGCCTCAAGGTGCTCGGCACAGTGGGCGAACCCATCAACGAAGCTGCCTGGCATTGGTATCACGACCATATCGGCAAAAACAAATGCCCTATTGTGGACACCTGGTGGCAAACCGAAACCGGAGGCATTATGATCAGCCCGCTGGCCGGCATCACCCCCACCAAACCCGGCTATGCCACCATGCCTCTGATGGGCGTTCAACCGGTGATCATGGATCAGGAAGGAAGACAGTTGCTGGGCAACAGTGTTGAAGGCAATCTTTGTATTGGTTACCCCTGGCCCGGTATGGCACGCACCATTTGGGGCGACCACGAGCGTTTCGTGCGCACCTATTTCAGCCATTACCCCGGACTCTATTTTACAGGCGATGGGGTGAAACGCGACGAAGATGGCTATTACCGCATCCTCGGCCGTGTGGACGATGTGATCAATGTTTCGGGTCACAGACTCGGAACTGCAGAAATAGAGAACGCCATCAACGAACACCCGCTTGTTGACGAATCGGCCGTAGTAGGTTTTCCACACCCCATCAAAGGACAAGGCATCTATGCCTTTGTGGTGTGCACACACTTCAGCACAGGCGGCGAAGAAGGTATCCGCAATTCGATCCGTATGGCGGTGAGCAATATGATCGGCCCATTTGCGAAACCAGATAAAATTCTCATCGTCAAAGGATTGCCAAAAACACGTTCAGGAAAAATCATGCGCCGCATCCTGCTGAAAATTGCCGAAGGCAAGACCACCGACTTTGGCGACACCACTACCCTGCTCGACCCGGAGATCGTGAATGAAATCGTGCAGCTGGCAGCCCGGAATGATGAATAA
- a CDS encoding DUF1801 domain-containing protein, which yields MLTHNQANSADAYFDLGCGRCPLGGTPKCKVNTWRELLLSIRQLMRQTGLKEERKWGVPCYTDNGKNIVIIGAFKNYCSIAFFKGALMTDPYGLLQKPGENSQESRIIKLTSPDQLNENAGNILELIAQAIEIKRKGLKFPKNTTLPAIPAELQESFDQWPGFEMAFRNLSPGKQREYVYYFNQARQQSTRISRIGRSRSKIMSGKGLNEK from the coding sequence ATGTTAACACATAACCAAGCAAACAGCGCTGATGCCTACTTCGACCTTGGCTGCGGTAGGTGTCCGCTGGGAGGCACCCCGAAATGCAAAGTAAACACCTGGCGCGAGCTGCTGCTATCCATACGCCAGCTGATGCGGCAGACCGGATTGAAGGAAGAACGCAAATGGGGCGTGCCTTGCTATACAGACAATGGCAAAAACATCGTCATCATCGGGGCATTTAAAAACTACTGCAGCATCGCGTTCTTCAAAGGTGCGCTCATGACCGACCCATATGGCTTGCTTCAAAAACCTGGCGAGAACAGCCAGGAAAGCCGCATCATTAAACTCACCAGCCCCGACCAACTGAACGAAAACGCCGGAAATATCCTTGAGCTTATAGCGCAAGCCATTGAAATAAAGCGAAAAGGCCTGAAATTCCCAAAAAACACCACCCTGCCTGCCATACCGGCCGAACTTCAGGAAAGCTTTGACCAGTGGCCCGGGTTCGAAATGGCTTTCCGCAATCTCAGCCCTGGTAAACAGCGCGAATACGTTTATTATTTCAATCAGGCCAGGCAACAATCCACCCGAATATCACGCATCGGGCGCAGCCGCAGCAAAATCATGTCGGGCAAAGGCCTCAACGAAAAATAA
- a CDS encoding RNA polymerase sigma factor, producing MDEKQLIKDCLKGDAKAQKLFYDTFAPRMYGVCLRYANDADTAKDYLQEAFIRVFNHLGQYRFEGSLEGWVRRIVVNTALEKLRKNDVLKNTAELEALRGMSSQQATPVDQYSERELLALIQTLPPGFRTVFNLFAIEGYSHQEIGDMLNISEGTSKSQYARARQWLMQRLGKKDRGDEQ from the coding sequence ATGGACGAAAAACAACTGATCAAAGACTGCCTCAAAGGTGACGCCAAAGCCCAGAAGCTTTTCTACGACACCTTTGCCCCCCGGATGTACGGGGTTTGCCTGAGGTATGCCAATGATGCAGATACGGCCAAAGACTATCTGCAGGAGGCATTTATCAGGGTTTTCAACCACCTGGGGCAATACCGGTTCGAGGGTTCGCTCGAGGGCTGGGTTCGCCGGATCGTGGTAAACACCGCACTGGAGAAGTTGAGAAAAAACGACGTGTTAAAAAATACAGCTGAGCTCGAAGCATTGAGAGGAATGTCAAGTCAGCAGGCTACACCGGTGGATCAATATTCGGAGCGCGAGCTACTGGCGTTGATCCAGACGCTGCCACCGGGGTTCCGGACGGTGTTCAATCTTTTTGCCATCGAGGGCTACAGCCATCAGGAAATTGGTGATATGCTGAATATCAGCGAAGGAACATCCAAGTCGCAATATGCCCGGGCCAGACAATGGCTGATGCAGCGGCTTGGAAAAAAAGACAGAGGCGATGAACAGTAA
- the pckA gene encoding phosphoenolpyruvate carboxykinase (ATP), whose protein sequence is MQFDEPKLRADLAGYGIKSVGRIYYNPDYDTLFEHETNPALQGYEKGVVTNTGAVAVDTGIFTGRSPKDKYIVYDDISKDTVWWSTQGKNDNRPLDPEHWKYLKAISAAQFEGKDIYVMDTFAGANPDSRLCVRFVMEVAWQAHFVKNMFIRPTEEELKTYKPDFVVLTASKTTNPRWKEMGMNSENFVVFNLTEHMQLIGGTWYGGEMKKGIFTMMNYYLPLKGIASMHCSANMGEKGDVAIFFGLSGTGKTTLSTDPKRWLIGDDEHGWDDDGVFNFEGGCYAKCINLSEENEPDIYHAIRRDALLENVVVRPDGSIDFSDASKTENTRVSYPIYHIERIVKPVSKGGHATKVIFLTADAFGVLPPVAILNSEQTKYHFLSGFTAKLAGTERGVTEPQPTFSACFGNAFLALHPTKYAIELVKRMEAAGAKAYLVNTGWNGTGKRIPIKVTRAIIDAILDGSIEKAPTRVTPRFRLTVPTELPGIDPNILFTKNTYADPAEFDRKADMLAKLFINNFEKYTDTEEGRKLVEAGPRP, encoded by the coding sequence ATGCAATTCGACGAACCAAAACTCAGGGCCGACCTGGCAGGCTACGGCATTAAAAGCGTTGGAAGGATTTATTACAATCCCGATTACGACACCTTATTCGAACACGAAACCAACCCGGCCCTTCAGGGTTACGAAAAAGGCGTGGTGACCAACACCGGCGCTGTTGCGGTAGATACAGGTATTTTCACCGGCAGGTCGCCCAAAGACAAATACATCGTCTATGATGATATTTCCAAAGATACCGTCTGGTGGTCCACCCAGGGAAAAAACGACAACCGCCCGCTCGATCCCGAACACTGGAAATATCTCAAAGCCATCTCGGCAGCCCAGTTCGAAGGAAAAGATATCTATGTGATGGACACCTTTGCCGGCGCCAACCCCGACAGCAGGCTTTGCGTCAGGTTTGTGATGGAAGTAGCCTGGCAGGCCCATTTTGTCAAAAATATGTTTATCCGGCCCACCGAAGAAGAACTCAAGACCTATAAGCCTGATTTTGTCGTGCTTACGGCCAGCAAAACTACCAACCCCCGCTGGAAGGAAATGGGAATGAACAGCGAAAATTTTGTCGTGTTCAACCTGACCGAACACATGCAGCTCATAGGCGGCACATGGTATGGAGGCGAAATGAAGAAAGGTATCTTCACCATGATGAATTACTACCTCCCGCTCAAGGGTATTGCTTCCATGCACTGCTCGGCCAACATGGGTGAGAAAGGGGATGTAGCCATTTTCTTCGGGTTGTCGGGCACAGGCAAAACCACTCTTTCAACCGACCCCAAGCGCTGGCTCATTGGCGACGACGAACACGGATGGGATGACGATGGGGTGTTCAATTTCGAAGGCGGATGCTATGCCAAGTGCATCAACCTGAGCGAGGAGAACGAACCGGATATTTACCATGCCATACGTCGCGATGCGCTGCTCGAAAATGTGGTCGTACGCCCCGATGGGTCTATCGATTTTTCGGATGCATCAAAAACCGAGAACACGCGTGTTTCCTATCCCATCTATCACATCGAAAGGATTGTGAAACCCGTATCGAAGGGCGGTCATGCCACCAAGGTTATCTTCCTCACCGCCGATGCTTTCGGGGTATTGCCTCCGGTAGCCATACTGAACAGCGAACAGACAAAATATCACTTCCTGTCGGGATTCACCGCCAAGCTGGCTGGCACTGAGCGTGGCGTCACCGAGCCACAGCCGACTTTCTCCGCATGTTTTGGCAATGCTTTCCTGGCCTTGCATCCCACAAAATATGCCATCGAGTTGGTGAAACGCATGGAAGCCGCCGGAGCAAAAGCTTATCTCGTAAATACCGGCTGGAACGGAACCGGCAAGCGTATCCCGATCAAAGTGACACGTGCCATCATCGATGCCATCCTCGACGGCAGCATCGAAAAGGCACCCACCCGCGTGACACCACGTTTCCGGCTAACAGTGCCCACCGAACTGCCAGGCATCGACCCCAACATCCTGTTTACAAAAAATACCTACGCCGACCCTGCTGAGTTCGACCGCAAAGCCGATATGCTTGCCAAACTCTTCATCAACAACTTTGAAAAATATACCGACACCGAAGAAGGACGCAAGCTCGTCGAAGCTGGCCCAAGACCCTAA
- a CDS encoding pyruvate, phosphate dikinase encodes MAKTKYVYFFGDRKADGDASMRNLLGGKGANLAEMNLIGMPVPPGFTITTEVCTLYNQKGRDYVVSLIKEQVEEAMRKVEKVMGTSFADPNNPCLMSVRSGSRASMPGMMDTVLNLGLNDQAVEGLARKTGNERFAWDSYRRFVQMYGDVVLGMKPKSKEDHDPFEEIIDHIKEEKGVKLDTELTTDDLKELVHRFKTAVKEATGKDFPADPWEQLWGAIIAVFNSWMNERAIVYRQLNNIPEEWGTAVNVQAMVFGNMGENSGTGVAFTRDSSTGENIFNGEYLINAQGEDVVAGIRTPQEITLEGSRRWAALQNISEEERKAKYPSLEEVMPEVYKELDDLQQKLENHYRDMQDLEFTIQEGKLWILQTRNGKRTGAAMVRIAIEMLEEGMITKNEALLRVEPNRLDELLHPVFDKAALAKAKVLAKGLPASPGAATGQIVFHADEAETWAAQGKKVVLVRIETSPEDLKGMNVAEGILTARGGMTSHAAVVARGMGKCCVSGAGTIKIDYKNRTVTMGDKTFKEGDFISLNGSTGEVYEGRIETKEPELSGYFGKLMELADKKSRMYVRTNADTPHDARVARNFGAKGIGLCRTEHMFFGGNKIVAMREMILASDEAGRRKALEKLLPIQREDFEGIFEAMEGLPVTVRLLDPPLHEFVPHDEKGQKEMAEVMGLSVEQIKHKVEELHEFNPMLGHRGCRLGNTYPEITEMQTRAIIEAALNLKARGIQALPEIMIPLTGTLAEMRMQENIVRKTAEAVFAERSDSIEYLVGTMIEVPRAAVTADEIAQSAEFFSFGTNDLTQMTFGYSRDDAGKFLDIYKKKGILKHDPFEVLDRDGVGKLVKMAVKKGRKTRPDIKLGICGEHGGEPSSVEFCHEAGLNYVSCSPFRVPIARLAAAQAAVREKMAQKAKKDAKTKKDKKDKKKSK; translated from the coding sequence ATGGCTAAAACAAAGTATGTTTACTTCTTCGGCGACCGCAAAGCCGATGGAGACGCCTCAATGCGCAACCTCTTGGGTGGCAAGGGCGCCAATCTGGCCGAAATGAACCTCATTGGCATGCCTGTGCCTCCCGGCTTCACCATTACCACCGAGGTGTGCACCCTCTACAACCAGAAGGGCCGCGATTATGTGGTTTCGCTCATCAAGGAGCAGGTGGAAGAGGCCATGCGCAAAGTAGAAAAAGTAATGGGCACCAGCTTTGCTGATCCCAACAACCCCTGCCTCATGTCGGTACGCTCCGGTTCGCGTGCTTCGATGCCCGGCATGATGGACACCGTGCTCAACCTCGGTCTGAACGACCAGGCTGTAGAAGGCCTCGCCCGCAAAACCGGAAACGAGCGCTTTGCATGGGACTCCTACCGCCGTTTCGTACAGATGTATGGCGACGTTGTGCTGGGAATGAAACCCAAATCGAAGGAAGACCACGATCCCTTTGAAGAAATCATCGACCACATCAAAGAAGAAAAAGGGGTAAAACTCGACACCGAGCTCACCACCGACGACCTCAAGGAACTTGTCCACCGCTTCAAGACAGCTGTGAAAGAAGCTACCGGTAAGGATTTTCCTGCCGATCCCTGGGAACAGCTCTGGGGTGCTATCATAGCTGTGTTCAACAGCTGGATGAACGAACGTGCCATTGTTTACCGCCAGCTGAACAACATCCCCGAAGAGTGGGGCACTGCTGTTAACGTTCAGGCAATGGTGTTTGGCAACATGGGCGAAAACTCTGGTACAGGTGTGGCCTTTACCCGCGATTCGTCTACAGGCGAAAACATCTTCAACGGCGAGTATCTGATCAATGCACAGGGCGAAGACGTGGTGGCCGGTATCCGCACACCCCAGGAAATCACCCTCGAAGGCTCGCGTCGTTGGGCTGCTTTGCAAAACATCAGCGAAGAAGAGCGCAAAGCTAAGTATCCCTCACTTGAGGAGGTGATGCCCGAAGTTTACAAGGAGCTCGACGATCTGCAGCAGAAACTCGAAAACCACTACCGCGATATGCAGGACCTCGAGTTCACAATTCAGGAAGGCAAGCTGTGGATCCTGCAAACCCGCAACGGTAAACGCACAGGCGCTGCCATGGTGCGCATTGCTATCGAGATGCTCGAAGAAGGCATGATCACCAAGAACGAAGCCCTGCTCCGCGTTGAGCCCAACCGTCTCGACGAACTGCTTCACCCCGTATTCGACAAGGCTGCCCTTGCAAAAGCCAAGGTGCTTGCCAAAGGTCTGCCCGCTTCGCCTGGTGCCGCCACCGGACAGATTGTATTCCACGCCGATGAGGCTGAAACCTGGGCTGCACAGGGCAAAAAAGTCGTACTGGTACGCATCGAAACATCACCCGAAGACCTCAAGGGCATGAACGTGGCCGAAGGCATCCTCACCGCACGCGGCGGTATGACCAGCCATGCTGCTGTAGTTGCCCGCGGTATGGGTAAATGCTGCGTTTCGGGCGCCGGCACCATCAAGATCGACTACAAGAACCGCACCGTGACCATGGGAGACAAGACCTTCAAGGAAGGTGATTTCATTTCGCTCAATGGCTCAACCGGTGAAGTTTACGAAGGACGCATCGAAACCAAAGAACCCGAACTCAGCGGTTATTTCGGCAAGCTGATGGAATTGGCCGACAAAAAATCGCGCATGTACGTACGCACCAATGCCGACACCCCGCACGATGCACGTGTAGCCCGCAACTTCGGCGCCAAAGGTATCGGCTTGTGCCGCACCGAGCATATGTTCTTCGGCGGCAACAAGATTGTTGCCATGCGCGAGATGATTCTCGCCAGCGACGAAGCCGGACGCCGCAAAGCGCTCGAAAAGCTGCTTCCCATCCAGCGCGAAGACTTCGAAGGCATCTTCGAAGCCATGGAAGGCCTGCCCGTGACTGTGCGCCTGCTCGACCCGCCCTTGCATGAATTTGTGCCCCACGACGAAAAAGGCCAGAAAGAAATGGCCGAGGTGATGGGCCTTAGCGTGGAACAAATCAAACACAAGGTGGAAGAACTCCATGAGTTCAACCCCATGCTCGGCCACCGTGGATGCCGCCTGGGCAACACCTATCCCGAAATCACCGAGATGCAAACCCGTGCCATCATCGAGGCTGCTCTCAACCTCAAAGCACGCGGCATCCAAGCCCTGCCCGAGATCATGATCCCCCTCACCGGCACCCTGGCCGAAATGCGCATGCAGGAAAACATCGTCCGCAAAACAGCTGAAGCTGTGTTTGCCGAGCGTAGCGACAGCATCGAATACCTCGTCGGAACCATGATCGAGGTGCCCCGCGCTGCCGTAACCGCCGATGAGATCGCCCAATCTGCCGAATTCTTCAGCTTTGGCACCAACGACCTCACCCAGATGACCTTCGGCTACTCGCGCGACGATGCCGGCAAATTCCTCGACATCTACAAGAAAAAAGGCATCCTCAAGCACGATCCCTTCGAAGTGCTCGACCGCGATGGTGTGGGCAAACTGGTGAAGATGGCTGTGAAGAAGGGCCGCAAAACCCGTCCTGACATCAAACTGGGCATCTGCGGCGAACATGGTGGCGAACCCAGCTCGGTCGAATTCTGCCACGAAGCCGGCCTCAACTATGTGAGCTGCTCACCTTTCCGTGTGCCAATCGCCCGTCTTGCAGCTGCCCAGGCTGCCGTGCGCGAAAAAATGGCCCAGAAAGCCAAAAAAGATGCTAAAACCAAAAAGGACAAGAAGGATAAGAAAAAATCCAAATAG
- a CDS encoding saccharopine dehydrogenase NADP-binding domain-containing protein, whose translation MKKVLILGAGMVVKPIVTYLLEKGFEVTVATRTKSKAEAMIGGHKNGHAVAWVVEDEQGLSDMVATHDLTVSLLPWIHHITVAKQCIAHKRNMVTTSYVKPEMKALDGQCHEAGIIILNELGLDPGIDHMSAMRIIDHVHGKGGKIDEFYSICGALPAPEAADNPFRYKFSWSPKGVVMAGNNDGKYLRHGKLVEIPTKDLFKNPFKVDFPGVGPLEIYPNRDSLPYIELYGIPETQTMFRGTFRHPGWCESIDAMKALKLITYDEYDFSGMTYAGMVAMLMGESDSTNIRSKAAHYLGIPEDAHALDAIAWLGLFDETPMNRQKTSPFEITSDLMIEKMELKPEERDMVVMQHIFKASYPDGKEEIIKSSMLDFGTLATDTAVARTVALPAAIGVEMILNGEITETGVHIPVLPGIYNPILNRLEDMNIRMVEQYGLPLSENIQ comes from the coding sequence ATGAAAAAAGTTCTCATTCTCGGTGCAGGCATGGTAGTCAAGCCGATTGTCACCTACCTGCTCGAAAAAGGATTTGAGGTCACCGTGGCCACCCGTACCAAATCAAAAGCTGAGGCCATGATCGGGGGGCACAAAAATGGACATGCCGTGGCCTGGGTGGTGGAAGATGAGCAGGGATTGTCGGATATGGTGGCAACCCACGACCTTACTGTGAGCCTGCTGCCCTGGATTCACCACATTACGGTGGCCAAACAATGCATCGCGCACAAGCGCAATATGGTGACAACCAGTTATGTAAAACCTGAGATGAAGGCGCTCGACGGCCAATGTCACGAAGCAGGCATCATCATCCTCAACGAACTCGGTCTCGACCCGGGTATCGACCACATGTCGGCCATGCGCATCATTGACCATGTGCACGGAAAAGGTGGCAAGATTGACGAGTTTTACTCCATCTGCGGAGCACTGCCGGCCCCTGAAGCCGCTGACAATCCTTTCCGATACAAATTCAGCTGGAGTCCCAAAGGCGTTGTCATGGCCGGAAACAACGACGGCAAATACCTGCGCCACGGCAAACTGGTCGAAATACCCACCAAAGACCTGTTCAAGAACCCATTCAAGGTTGATTTTCCGGGAGTTGGCCCGCTGGAAATCTACCCCAACCGCGACTCCCTGCCCTACATCGAACTTTACGGCATACCTGAAACCCAAACCATGTTTCGCGGCACTTTCCGCCATCCGGGCTGGTGCGAGAGCATCGATGCCATGAAAGCCCTAAAGCTCATCACCTACGACGAATACGATTTCAGCGGAATGACCTATGCCGGCATGGTGGCCATGCTGATGGGCGAATCCGATTCGACCAACATCCGGTCGAAAGCCGCCCACTATCTGGGCATTCCGGAAGACGCCCATGCCCTCGATGCCATTGCCTGGCTGGGACTGTTCGACGAAACACCCATGAACCGGCAAAAGACCAGCCCCTTTGAGATCACTTCCGACCTGATGATCGAAAAAATGGAACTTAAGCCCGAGGAGCGCGACATGGTGGTGATGCAACACATCTTCAAAGCTAGCTATCCCGACGGAAAGGAAGAGATTATCAAATCGTCCATGCTCGATTTCGGCACCCTGGCCACCGATACAGCTGTGGCCCGGACCGTGGCCTTGCCCGCAGCCATTGGCGTAGAAATGATCCTGAACGGAGAAATTACGGAAACAGGCGTGCATATCCCCGTTTTGCCTGGCATTTACAATCCCATCCTGAACCGTCTCGAGGACATGAATATCCGCATGGTGGAACAATACGGCCTTCCCCTGTCGGAGAACATTCAATAA
- a CDS encoding TerB family tellurite resistance protein, whose amino-acid sequence MPSFFSILLIILVAYLVFGRSRRQIRRPSAGFRYGRWIGGGIGWALGGPIGALLGFAIGSLTEEAKQTDTGAPVTRPGDFKLSLMVLTAVIMKADNKVKKSELNFVKDFLVRQFGKEQAGEMLLLLRELLKKDIDVQAVANQIGMMMDPAAKQQLLHYLFGISAADGELTGQEKSLLHRISRYMGIPEPDFQAMLSMFAGKLYNPYEVLEISPDASDEEVKKAYRKAALKYHPDRVAHLGEDIKKDAEEKFKKIAEAYENIRKQRAMA is encoded by the coding sequence ATGCCGTCTTTTTTCTCCATTTTGCTCATTATCCTCGTTGCATACCTGGTGTTCGGACGTTCGCGCCGGCAAATCAGGAGACCTTCGGCAGGATTTCGTTATGGCCGCTGGATTGGCGGCGGCATCGGATGGGCGCTCGGCGGCCCCATAGGCGCTTTGCTTGGATTTGCCATCGGAAGCCTGACCGAGGAAGCAAAACAAACCGACACCGGAGCGCCTGTAACCCGACCAGGCGATTTCAAGCTTAGCCTGATGGTGCTTACTGCTGTCATCATGAAGGCCGACAACAAGGTCAAAAAATCTGAACTCAACTTCGTCAAAGACTTTCTGGTCAGGCAGTTTGGAAAGGAACAAGCTGGAGAAATGCTTTTGCTGCTGCGCGAGCTCCTGAAAAAAGACATTGACGTGCAGGCTGTGGCAAATCAGATTGGCATGATGATGGATCCGGCGGCCAAACAGCAACTGCTTCATTATCTGTTTGGCATCAGTGCAGCCGACGGGGAACTCACCGGGCAAGAAAAGTCGCTGCTGCATCGCATTTCAAGATACATGGGTATTCCGGAACCTGATTTTCAGGCCATGCTTTCGATGTTTGCCGGAAAACTATACAATCCGTACGAGGTATTGGAAATTAGCCCGGATGCGTCTGACGAAGAGGTGAAAAAAGCTTACCGCAAAGCCGCCCTGAAGTATCACCCCGACCGTGTGGCCCACCTGGGTGAGGACATTAAAAAAGATGCCGAGGAAAAATTCAAAAAAATCGCTGAGGCCTACGAGAACATCAGAAAACAACGTGCTATGGCCTGA